In Bacteroides coprosuis DSM 18011, the following are encoded in one genomic region:
- a CDS encoding hypothetical protein (KEGG: ddi:DDB_G0277695 hypothetical protein~SPTR: ADP-ribosylglycohydrolase superfamily;~IMG reference gene:2504107035~PFAM: ADP-ribosylglycohydrolase), whose amino-acid sequence MKTRKEIIQEIQDLQRNLMTQFEDRVRGALQGMLMGETFSDRTPIPSKNNSEEVKWAVNVDMLCAWIEQVCSSKQLTIADLTTVIQQFKGEEALDGLPISNLVFSSGYVQNPIDVAKADFDETHKNLVFYDFVLCRSVFAGLWDYQSMDTVVQNAEKLCRLTHNSPQVVGSSVVVAYLIHKILLDELFTENELIWLSRNYSSELSAYVEYAYEGNIHMLKPNTSETPEKNIMKTMGLAIWTTLQTSSFFDTYSFLGRELRFFREIQAVVIAVLGAKQGYANIPVEIGSPHGSVKAYRGSELVHQVVNDELTGYVSGRADSLILTLQEEMKRNNRVLLIP is encoded by the coding sequence ATGAAAACAAGAAAAGAGATTATACAAGAAATTCAAGACCTTCAAAGAAATCTGATGACACAATTTGAGGATCGGGTAAGAGGAGCATTGCAAGGAATGTTGATGGGTGAAACTTTCAGTGATAGAACCCCTATACCATCCAAAAACAACTCTGAAGAAGTGAAGTGGGCAGTAAATGTGGATATGCTTTGTGCTTGGATAGAGCAAGTATGCTCTTCTAAACAATTAACTATTGCAGATCTTACTACTGTTATTCAGCAATTTAAAGGTGAAGAGGCTCTCGATGGATTACCGATTAGCAATCTTGTATTTTCTTCTGGATATGTCCAAAATCCTATTGACGTAGCGAAGGCAGATTTCGATGAAACTCATAAGAACTTGGTGTTTTATGATTTTGTATTGTGTCGTTCTGTTTTTGCGGGGTTATGGGATTATCAGTCCATGGATACAGTGGTTCAGAATGCCGAAAAACTATGTAGGCTTACACACAATTCTCCTCAGGTGGTAGGTAGTAGTGTGGTAGTGGCTTATTTAATTCATAAAATTCTGCTAGATGAGCTTTTTACAGAGAATGAATTGATATGGTTATCTCGCAACTATTCATCCGAATTGTCTGCTTATGTTGAATATGCCTATGAAGGGAATATCCATATGCTAAAACCAAATACGAGTGAAACACCTGAAAAGAACATTATGAAGACGATGGGATTAGCCATTTGGACTACCTTGCAAACCTCAAGCTTCTTTGATACGTATTCTTTCTTAGGAAGAGAATTGCGATTTTTTAGAGAGATTCAAGCTGTGGTGATTGCTGTTTTAGGTGCAAAGCAGGGTTACGCCAATATCCCAGTAGAAATTGGTTCTCCCCATGGCTCAGTCAAGGCTTATCGAGGAAGTGAGTTGGTGCATCAAGTAGTAAATGATGAATTAACAGGCTATGTATCGGGTAGGGCAGATTCCTTAATCCTAACTCTTCAAGAAGAAATGAAAAGGAATAATCGAGTATTGCTTATCCCTTAA
- a CDS encoding SMF family protein (COGs: COG0758 Rossmann fold nucleotide-binding protein involved in DNA uptake~InterPro IPR003488~KEGG: bvu:BVU_3406 putative DNA processing enzyme DprA~PFAM: DNA recombination-mediator protein A~SPTR: Putative DNA processing enzyme DprA;~IMG reference gene:2504107036~PFAM: DNA recombination-mediator protein A~TIGRFAM: DNA protecting protein DprA): protein MALTTEQLLTLSKLEGLGKVTLTALQDYGFLKKVSIDTSRELLDFYVHCKTKKLFRLSKIYTLHEVQEAHEQAQIILERSQRLNIRCISKYESSYPVPLRSLTHQGKDDAPCLLFYKGDLTQLKDRTGIAVVGTQKPTQEGIKTAQYIASYLAERGINIVSGLADGCDTYAHIGALNQKGITTAVLAHGLEKVYPYKNSSLADRILASGGVVLSEYPIGEKLVKSNFIQRDRIQAGLSAGTIVIQSSKNSGSRYAVFSSYENNRPVWAVNFKNPELLNSPEVQGNISLIKDMYAKPLSSSQLSQVLSLVP from the coding sequence ATGGCATTAACAACAGAACAACTACTTACACTATCCAAGCTCGAAGGATTAGGAAAAGTTACTTTAACCGCCCTTCAAGATTACGGCTTTCTGAAGAAGGTATCAATTGATACCTCAAGAGAGCTACTCGACTTTTATGTGCACTGCAAAACCAAAAAGTTGTTTCGATTATCAAAGATTTACACACTCCATGAGGTGCAAGAAGCACATGAGCAAGCTCAGATTATATTAGAACGTTCTCAAAGATTAAACATTCGGTGTATCAGCAAGTATGAATCTTCATATCCCGTACCTTTACGCTCATTAACTCATCAGGGCAAAGACGATGCTCCCTGTTTGTTGTTTTACAAAGGAGACCTTACCCAGCTCAAAGACAGAACAGGTATTGCTGTAGTTGGAACACAAAAACCTACTCAAGAAGGAATTAAAACAGCACAATATATTGCTAGTTATTTAGCAGAAAGAGGAATAAACATTGTCAGCGGACTAGCTGATGGCTGCGATACCTATGCACATATAGGAGCACTAAACCAAAAAGGAATTACTACGGCTGTACTTGCACATGGCTTAGAAAAAGTGTATCCCTATAAGAATAGTTCTTTGGCAGATAGAATACTAGCAAGTGGAGGTGTTGTTTTATCGGAATACCCCATAGGAGAAAAACTAGTAAAAAGTAACTTTATACAAAGAGACAGAATACAAGCTGGGCTATCAGCAGGCACTATTGTTATTCAATCGTCAAAGAATAGTGGTTCTCGATACGCTGTTTTCTCTTCCTATGAAAACAATCGCCCCGTTTGGGCTGTAAATTTTAAAAATCCAGAATTATTGAATAGCCCTGAGGTTCAAGGAAACATCAGCTTAATCAAAGATATGTATGCCAAGCCTCTGAGTAGCTCTCAATTAAGCCAAGTTTTAAGTTTAGTACCATAA
- a CDS encoding hypothetical protein (KEGG: bth:BT_1612 hypothetical protein~SPTR: Putative uncharacterized protein;~IMG reference gene:2504107037): protein MKKFITPLFYIGNLLAIIGIAINTKYEFGPYFTVIGGTMAALAQLNSPYKGGNKNIKRLLRQQTFASIFFIASGASMLYLHNNEWIMFASIAAVLYLYTAFRIPIEEKKENQK, encoded by the coding sequence ATGAAGAAATTTATCACACCTCTATTTTACATAGGCAACTTATTGGCTATTATTGGAATAGCTATCAACACAAAATATGAATTTGGTCCTTACTTTACCGTTATAGGTGGTACTATGGCAGCTTTAGCTCAACTAAACTCCCCTTATAAAGGAGGAAATAAAAACATCAAAAGACTTTTGCGTCAACAAACTTTTGCTAGTATTTTCTTTATAGCTTCGGGAGCTTCAATGCTTTATTTACATAATAACGAATGGATTATGTTTGCCAGTATTGCTGCTGTATTATACTTATATACTGCTTTTCGTATTCCTATTGAAGAGAAAAAAGAAAATCAAAAATAA
- a CDS encoding Septum formation initiator (InterPro IPR007060~KEGG: bfs:BF3072 putative septum formation initiator-related protein~PFAM: Septum formation initiator~SPTR: Putative septum formation initiator-related protein;~manually curated~IMG reference gene:2504107038~PFAM: Septum formation initiator), with translation MGSFLSFWSDLGKHKIWILCILFGLHIIFIDENNILKRIEARKEIIELKKEIEKYNKEYETSTKMLEDLTSNPEFLENIARERYFMKKPDEDIYVFED, from the coding sequence ATGGGCAGTTTTTTATCATTTTGGTCGGACCTTGGTAAGCATAAAATATGGATTTTGTGCATATTATTTGGGTTGCATATTATTTTTATTGATGAAAATAATATTCTCAAACGTATTGAGGCCAGAAAAGAAATTATCGAACTTAAGAAAGAGATTGAAAAATACAACAAAGAGTATGAAACTAGTACTAAAATGCTAGAAGATCTGACTTCTAATCCTGAGTTTTTAGAAAATATAGCTCGAGAACGCTATTTCATGAAGAAACCCGACGAAGATATTTACGTATTCGAAGATTAA